In a genomic window of Holophagaceae bacterium:
- a CDS encoding DNA starvation/stationary phase protection protein, with amino-acid sequence MSQSLIHHLNAQLATAWIIGFNAKRYHWMVSGPHFRDYHLRFDDLHGAVEGTIDELGERIRILGGTPIHAPSQMESQSSVKPSNPKKHLDPGAMLAEALASEEKAIGLLHEGIDLASRENDPGTADLLTRFVQVHQKEAWFLREMLG; translated from the coding sequence ATGAGCCAAAGCCTCATCCACCACCTCAACGCCCAGTTGGCCACCGCCTGGATCATCGGCTTCAACGCCAAGCGCTACCACTGGATGGTCTCGGGACCTCATTTCCGCGACTACCACCTGCGTTTCGACGACCTGCACGGGGCCGTGGAGGGCACCATCGACGAGTTGGGCGAACGCATCCGGATCCTGGGCGGGACGCCTATCCACGCGCCCTCCCAGATGGAGTCCCAGAGCTCCGTGAAGCCCAGCAATCCCAAGAAACACCTGGATCCCGGGGCGATGCTCGCCGAGGCCCTGGCCTCGGAGGAAAAAGCCATCGGCCTCCTGCATGAAGGCATCGACCTGGCCTCCCGGGAAAATGACCCGGGCACCGCCGACCTCCTGACCCGCTTTGTGCAGGTCCACCAGAAGGAAGCCTGGTTCCTGCGGGAGATGCTCGGTTGA
- a CDS encoding rubrerythrin, protein MDFAASQTHENLKAAFAGESQANRRYTWMAAVAEKEGLPETAELFKHSADGETGHALKHLMFLAEKAGDPATGLPLGDTRTNLASAVAGETYEYTDMYPDFARKAREEGFADIAAWFETLAKVERFHAGRFQAALAKLEQGVAAR, encoded by the coding sequence ATGGACTTTGCCGCATCCCAGACCCATGAAAACCTGAAGGCCGCGTTCGCGGGCGAGAGCCAGGCGAACCGGCGCTACACCTGGATGGCCGCCGTGGCGGAGAAGGAGGGGCTTCCCGAAACCGCCGAACTCTTCAAGCACAGCGCAGACGGAGAGACGGGCCACGCGCTCAAGCACCTGATGTTCTTGGCCGAAAAAGCCGGCGACCCCGCGACGGGCCTGCCTCTTGGCGACACCAGAACCAACCTCGCCTCGGCCGTGGCCGGAGAAACCTACGAATACACGGACATGTATCCGGATTTCGCCCGCAAGGCCCGGGAAGAAGGCTTCGCGGACATCGCTGCATGGTTCGAGACCCTGGCCAAGGTGGAGCGCTTCCACGCGGGTCGCTTCCAGGCTGCGCTGGCGAAGCTGGAGCAGGGCGTGGCGGCGCGATGA
- a CDS encoding sigma 54-interacting transcriptional regulator, translating to MLPARSKDPLEAALTGARIVEEVGDLLTLGDDPEALVQRAFQRLGQLVPFDLATVLLREKDHLEVRYALGPMVAPGLVGSRIAIHGNPRLVTALKSRHAKSFEEQDPGEDTFHGILEFPDSHSCLVAPLRASGEVFGLMTLDALVCRQYPESVERHVSTFASLLALALKQAEHLKLLSEQQRRLADEVEFFRAESMRGVMAEPLRADSPAMRVVVDQLRQVASANTTVLLSGETGTGKEKVAQTLHHLSPRRERPFIKVNCGALPGSLIESELFGHVRGAFTGANAARKGRFELADGGTLFLDEIGELPLDLQPRLLRVLQEKEIDPVGSEKPRKVDVRLVAATNRDLAGMVGQGSFREDLYYRLNVFPIHLPPLRERPQDIRSLAEGFLDRFSKENRRPALRLAKEALKQLERYAWPGNVRELFNVLERSAILTAGRELKLEATLLDGRPAKAPQSWEQQERRYFEDLLRATKGKITGEAGAATLAGLAPSTLISRLEKLGMKPAEFRR from the coding sequence ATGCTGCCGGCCAGATCGAAAGACCCCCTCGAAGCCGCGCTCACGGGCGCCCGGATCGTGGAGGAGGTCGGCGACCTGCTGACCCTCGGCGACGACCCGGAGGCCCTGGTGCAGCGGGCCTTCCAGCGCCTCGGCCAGTTGGTTCCGTTCGATCTGGCCACGGTGCTGCTGCGGGAGAAAGACCACCTGGAGGTGCGCTACGCCCTGGGACCCATGGTGGCGCCCGGCCTCGTGGGCTCCCGCATCGCCATCCACGGCAATCCAAGGCTGGTGACCGCCCTGAAAAGCCGCCATGCCAAAAGCTTCGAGGAGCAGGACCCGGGCGAGGACACCTTCCACGGCATCCTGGAGTTCCCCGACAGCCACAGTTGCCTCGTGGCGCCCCTCCGCGCCAGCGGGGAGGTCTTCGGCCTCATGACCCTGGATGCCCTGGTCTGCCGCCAGTATCCCGAAAGCGTGGAGCGCCATGTCTCCACCTTCGCCAGCCTGCTGGCCCTGGCGCTCAAGCAGGCCGAACACCTCAAACTGCTTTCGGAGCAGCAGCGGCGGTTGGCGGACGAGGTGGAATTCTTCCGCGCGGAATCCATGCGGGGCGTCATGGCCGAGCCGCTGCGGGCCGACAGCCCCGCCATGCGGGTGGTGGTGGACCAGCTCCGGCAGGTGGCTTCCGCCAACACGACGGTCCTGCTCTCCGGCGAGACCGGCACAGGCAAGGAAAAAGTGGCCCAGACCCTCCATCACCTCTCGCCCCGGCGCGAGCGCCCCTTCATCAAGGTGAACTGCGGCGCCCTGCCGGGCAGCCTCATCGAGAGCGAGCTCTTCGGCCACGTGCGCGGCGCCTTCACCGGGGCGAACGCCGCCCGCAAAGGCCGCTTCGAACTGGCGGACGGGGGCACCCTCTTCCTCGATGAGATCGGCGAATTGCCGCTGGACCTGCAACCAAGGCTGCTGCGGGTCCTCCAGGAGAAGGAGATCGATCCGGTGGGCTCGGAGAAGCCTCGGAAAGTCGATGTGCGCCTGGTCGCCGCCACCAACCGCGACCTGGCCGGGATGGTCGGCCAGGGCTCCTTCCGTGAAGATCTCTACTACCGGCTCAATGTGTTTCCCATCCACCTGCCTCCGCTTCGGGAAAGGCCACAGGACATCCGCTCCCTGGCGGAAGGCTTCCTGGACCGGTTCAGCAAGGAAAACCGGCGGCCCGCCCTGCGCCTGGCGAAGGAAGCCCTGAAACAGCTCGAACGCTATGCATGGCCGGGCAACGTGAGGGAACTGTTCAATGTCCTGGAACGCTCGGCCATCCTCACGGCCGGCCGCGAACTCAAGCTGGAGGCCACGCTGCTGGACGGCCGTCCCGCCAAAGCGCCCCAAAGCTGGGAGCAGCAGGAGCGGCGCTACTTCGAGGATCTGCTGCGGGCCACCAAAGGCAAGATCACCGGCGAGGCCGGCGCCGCCACGTTGGCCGGCTTGGCCCCCAGCACGCTCATCTCCAGGTTGGAAAAGCTGGGCATGAAGCCCGCTGAATTCAGAAGGTAG
- a CDS encoding VIT1/CCC1 transporter family protein encodes MPSTPHLEKHFTAGAAVRDVVIGMSDGLTVPFALAAGLTGAISQTHLIVTAGLAEIAAGSIAMGLGGYLAARGDAEHYIHEQRREEFEIATVPDTEAQEVRDIFESYGIAPEESAGVEESLRKRPDDWVRFMMRFELGLEAPVPGRSWKSALTIATAYIAGGFIPLSAYFFAADAQSALKLSVVITLAALALFGSVKGHFTGVPVLRSGLQTVLVGGAAAAAAFGIARWIS; translated from the coding sequence ATGCCCTCGACACCCCACCTGGAAAAGCACTTCACCGCCGGAGCCGCGGTGCGGGATGTGGTCATCGGCATGTCCGACGGCCTGACGGTGCCGTTCGCGCTGGCGGCGGGCCTGACGGGCGCCATCTCCCAGACGCATCTCATCGTCACCGCCGGGCTGGCCGAGATCGCCGCCGGTTCCATCGCCATGGGGCTGGGAGGCTATCTGGCCGCCAGGGGCGATGCGGAACACTACATCCACGAACAGCGCCGGGAGGAGTTTGAAATCGCCACGGTGCCGGACACCGAGGCCCAGGAAGTGCGGGATATTTTCGAGTCCTACGGAATCGCGCCTGAGGAAAGCGCCGGCGTCGAAGAGTCCCTCCGCAAGCGTCCCGATGACTGGGTGCGGTTCATGATGCGGTTCGAGTTGGGCCTTGAAGCTCCGGTGCCCGGGCGGTCCTGGAAGAGCGCGCTCACCATCGCGACGGCCTACATCGCAGGCGGATTCATCCCCTTGAGCGCTTACTTTTTCGCGGCCGATGCGCAGAGCGCCTTGAAACTGTCGGTGGTCATCACGCTTGCGGCCCTGGCCCTGTTCGGCAGCGTGAAAGGCCACTTTACGGGAGTGCCGGTCCTGCGAAGCGGCCTCCAGACGGTGCTGGTGGGTGGTGCCGCCGCCGCCGCCGCCTTCGGCATCGCCCGGTGGATTTCCTGA
- a CDS encoding DUF1761 domain-containing protein, producing MAFPQVNYLAVLASGLAIFILGGLWYSPALFAKPWMSLQGVTEEELKAKSQGSMPALYVQAFITGVVQAWAMAVILNHFVNLTFLRAALVGVLCWAGFAAATSYATAIFSQKPRQLWLIDSAFNLVSFVLAGIILAAWR from the coding sequence ATGGCCTTCCCTCAAGTCAACTACCTCGCGGTGCTCGCCAGCGGCCTCGCCATTTTCATCCTTGGAGGCCTCTGGTACTCGCCGGCGCTGTTCGCGAAACCGTGGATGTCGCTGCAGGGGGTCACCGAGGAGGAACTGAAGGCCAAGAGCCAGGGCTCGATGCCGGCGCTCTATGTCCAAGCCTTCATCACCGGGGTGGTCCAGGCCTGGGCCATGGCGGTCATCCTCAACCATTTCGTGAACCTCACCTTCCTGAGGGCTGCGCTGGTGGGCGTGCTCTGCTGGGCCGGTTTCGCAGCCGCTACGAGCTATGCCACAGCCATCTTTTCCCAGAAACCACGGCAGCTCTGGTTGATTGATTCGGCCTTCAACCTGGTTTCGTTCGTCCTCGCCGGGATCATCCTCGCGGCCTGGCGCTAG